In Marinobacter sp. LQ44, the following are encoded in one genomic region:
- the glyQ gene encoding glycine--tRNA ligase subunit alpha, with protein sequence MTDKATNNSAPDIKTFQGLILALQNFWAQHGCVVLQPLDMEVGAGTFHPATFLRSIGPETWNSAYVQPSRRPTDGRYGENPNRLQHYYQFQVVLKPSPDNIQELYLDSLRALGLDPLVHDIRFVEDNWESPTLGAWGLGWEIWLNGMEVTQFTYFQQVGGLECYPVTGELTYGLERIAMYLQGVDSVYDLVWTKGPDGVVTYGDVFHQNEVEQSTYNFEHADTEFLFHSFDVYERESARLIEAGLPLPAYEQVLKASHTFNLLDARHAISVTERQRFILRVRTLARSVAQAYFESRRKLGFPLAPEHLRKEVLAAAEAADAKANKKGKKANKAPQEQGNA encoded by the coding sequence GTGACAGACAAGGCAACCAACAACTCCGCGCCGGACATCAAGACCTTTCAGGGTCTGATCCTGGCACTGCAGAATTTCTGGGCGCAGCACGGCTGCGTGGTTCTCCAGCCCCTCGACATGGAAGTGGGCGCCGGTACTTTCCACCCGGCCACCTTCCTGCGTTCCATCGGCCCGGAAACCTGGAACTCCGCCTACGTCCAGCCCAGCCGCCGCCCAACGGATGGCCGCTACGGCGAGAACCCGAACCGCCTGCAGCACTACTATCAATTCCAGGTGGTTCTGAAGCCGTCGCCAGACAATATTCAGGAACTGTACCTGGATTCCCTGCGCGCCCTGGGCCTGGACCCGCTGGTACACGATATCCGCTTTGTCGAGGACAACTGGGAATCCCCCACGCTCGGTGCCTGGGGCCTGGGTTGGGAAATCTGGCTGAACGGCATGGAAGTGACCCAGTTCACCTACTTCCAGCAAGTCGGCGGCCTGGAATGCTACCCGGTCACCGGCGAGCTGACCTACGGGCTTGAGCGTATCGCCATGTACCTGCAGGGCGTGGACAGCGTGTACGACCTGGTGTGGACCAAAGGCCCGGATGGCGTGGTCACCTACGGCGACGTGTTTCATCAGAACGAAGTGGAGCAATCCACTTACAACTTCGAACACGCCGACACCGAGTTCCTGTTCCACAGCTTCGACGTGTACGAGCGGGAAAGCGCCCGCCTGATCGAAGCCGGCCTGCCACTGCCCGCCTACGAACAGGTACTCAAGGCCTCTCATACCTTTAACCTGCTGGACGCCCGCCACGCTATTTCCGTGACCGAGCGCCAGCGTTTCATCCTGCGTGTACGCACCCTGGCACGCTCCGTTGCCCAGGCCTACTTCGAGAGCCGCCGCAAACTTGGCTTCCCGCTGGCACCTGAGCATCTTCGCAAGGAAGTGCTGGCTGCCGCCGAGGCTGCTGACGCCAAGGCCAACAAGAAGGGCAAGAAAGCCAACAAGGCACCGCAGGAACAGGGGAACGCATAA
- the glyS gene encoding glycine--tRNA ligase subunit beta, with translation MATQDFLVELGTEELPPKALKPLSDAFTQGIVKGLEEAGVEFGRVEAFAAPRRLAVRIRDLADAQPDKPVEKRGPAVKAAFDDAGNPTRALTGFATSLGITPDQLDTLETDKGAWLVYRTVEQGKPTVELMPELVEKSLAALPIPKRMRWGAHKTEFVRPVHWLILLFGNKVIDTPVMNLKPGNKTRGHRFHCPKELIVPTPADYEVVLKQEGYVLANFAERREQIRQGVAQLAEKEANGKAVIDEDLLDEVTALNEWPVPLMGRFEERFLDVPAEALISSMKEHQKYFHVVDASDNMLPLFITVANLESKDPAQVISGNEKVIRPRLSDAAFFYDTDRKTKLEDRIEALKPIVFQDKLGSLYDKSVRVAALAKKIAEAINSDPALAERAAMLAKTDLVTEMVLEFTDLQGIMGKYYATNDGEHADVAKALNEQYMPRFAGDGLPTTLTGCAVAIADRIDSLVGLFGINQPPSGTRDPFALRRASLGVLRIIIERQLPLDLQTVCEWAEQNFTVLTEKNTASTVVDYMLERFRAHYDEQGIGAEVYLAVHARRPTRPLDFDRRVKAVEAFRQLPEALALAGANKRVSNILTKQGGDSIGETVDNALLQDTAEKTLAAKVEEQAQQVLPLFEQGDYASALTSLASLREPVDTFFDDVMVMADDEAVRDNRLALLNRLRNLFLRVADISLLPTAS, from the coding sequence ATGGCAACACAGGATTTTCTGGTCGAACTGGGCACCGAAGAGCTGCCTCCGAAAGCCCTCAAACCGCTGTCTGACGCCTTCACCCAGGGCATTGTTAAGGGCCTGGAAGAGGCGGGCGTTGAATTTGGCAGGGTTGAAGCCTTTGCTGCCCCACGTCGCCTGGCCGTGCGCATTCGCGACCTGGCCGATGCCCAACCAGACAAGCCGGTAGAGAAGCGTGGCCCAGCCGTGAAAGCCGCCTTTGATGACGCCGGCAACCCCACCCGGGCCCTGACCGGCTTTGCCACCTCGCTGGGCATCACCCCGGACCAGCTCGACACCCTGGAAACCGACAAAGGCGCCTGGCTGGTGTACCGCACCGTGGAGCAGGGCAAGCCAACCGTAGAGCTGATGCCCGAACTGGTGGAGAAATCCCTGGCGGCGCTGCCGATTCCCAAGCGCATGCGCTGGGGCGCCCACAAAACCGAATTCGTGCGCCCGGTACACTGGCTGATCCTCCTGTTCGGCAACAAAGTGATCGACACCCCGGTGATGAACCTGAAGCCCGGCAACAAAACCCGTGGCCACCGGTTCCATTGCCCGAAAGAGCTGATTGTACCGACCCCGGCCGATTACGAAGTGGTACTGAAGCAGGAAGGCTACGTGCTGGCCAACTTCGCCGAGCGCCGCGAACAGATCCGCCAGGGCGTTGCCCAGCTGGCAGAGAAAGAAGCCAACGGCAAAGCTGTGATCGACGAAGACCTGCTGGACGAAGTCACCGCCCTGAACGAATGGCCAGTGCCACTGATGGGCCGCTTCGAGGAGCGCTTCCTGGACGTGCCCGCCGAGGCGCTGATTTCCTCCATGAAGGAGCACCAGAAATACTTCCACGTGGTGGATGCCAGCGACAACATGCTGCCGCTGTTCATCACCGTGGCCAACCTGGAAAGCAAAGATCCGGCCCAGGTGATCTCCGGTAACGAGAAGGTGATTCGCCCGCGCCTGTCCGACGCGGCCTTCTTCTACGACACCGACCGCAAGACCAAACTGGAAGACCGCATCGAGGCCCTCAAGCCCATCGTGTTCCAGGACAAACTCGGCAGCCTTTACGACAAATCCGTGCGGGTGGCTGCGCTGGCGAAGAAGATCGCCGAGGCCATCAACAGCGACCCGGCCTTGGCCGAGCGCGCGGCCATGCTGGCCAAGACCGACCTGGTCACCGAAATGGTGCTGGAGTTCACCGACCTTCAGGGCATCATGGGCAAGTACTACGCCACCAACGACGGCGAACACGCCGATGTCGCCAAGGCCCTGAACGAGCAGTACATGCCGCGCTTTGCCGGCGACGGCCTGCCCACCACCCTGACCGGCTGCGCCGTGGCCATCGCCGACCGCATCGATTCCCTGGTGGGCCTGTTCGGCATCAACCAGCCGCCGTCCGGCACCCGGGACCCATTTGCCCTGCGCCGGGCGTCATTGGGTGTGCTGCGTATCATCATCGAACGCCAGCTGCCCCTGGACCTGCAAACCGTGTGTGAGTGGGCCGAACAGAACTTCACCGTGCTGACCGAGAAGAATACCGCCAGCACCGTAGTGGACTACATGCTCGAGCGCTTCCGTGCCCACTACGACGAGCAGGGCATCGGCGCCGAAGTGTACCTGGCCGTACACGCCCGCCGCCCGACCCGCCCGCTGGACTTCGACCGCCGGGTGAAGGCCGTGGAAGCCTTCCGCCAGCTGCCGGAAGCCCTGGCCCTGGCCGGCGCCAACAAGCGGGTGTCCAACATCCTCACCAAGCAGGGTGGCGACAGCATCGGCGAGACGGTGGATAACGCACTGCTGCAGGATACCGCCGAGAAGACCCTGGCTGCGAAGGTAGAAGAGCAGGCGCAGCAAGTTCTGCCGCTGTTCGAGCAGGGCGACTACGCCAGCGCACTGACCTCCCTGGCCAGCCTGCGTGAGCCGGTCGACACCTTCTTTGACGACGTGATGGTGATGGCAGACGACGAAGCCGTGCGCGATAACCGCCTGGCACTGCTCAACCGCCTGCGCAACCTGTTCCTGCGAGTGGCCGATATCTCCCTGCTGCCAACGGCCAGCTGA